In Emys orbicularis isolate rEmyOrb1 chromosome 16, rEmyOrb1.hap1, whole genome shotgun sequence, a genomic segment contains:
- the HSCB gene encoding iron-sulfur cluster co-chaperone protein HscB: MWVVRRGQLCRALWGSQAPAASSRPRSAEPGSLPAPRCWSCGIPLPARGGQGLPRFCPACQALQPPESQPDLFRLMGCDRSFSINVQQLQQRFRSLQRSLHPDYFSQRPQKERDFSEQHSSLVNRAYQTLLSPLRRGLYLLELNGVELAKGTDSDIDVEFLKEIMEINETLAEPNNEAKIEEIESFIEVKQEELTKDVREAFERDDLQEAKKLLNKMKYFENLEDKVKSKKNPS; the protein is encoded by the exons ATGTGGGTTGTGCGGAGGGGTCAGCTCTGCAGGGCGCTGTGGGGCTCTCAGGCTCCAGCCGCCTCTTCTCGGCCCCGTAGCGCAGAGCCCGGCTCTCTCCCCGCCCCACGCTGCTGGAGTTGTGGCATCCCTCTCCCCGCTcgcggggggcaggggctgcctcgCTTCTGTCCGGCCtgccaggccctgcagcccccggAGTCCCAGCCTGATCTCTTCCGCCTTATGGGCTG CGATCGCTCATTCAGCatcaatgtgcagcagctgcagcagcgaTTCCGGAGCTTGCAGCGCTCCCTACACCCTGATTACTTCAGCCAGAGACCCCAG AAAGAGCGGGACTTTTCTGAACAACACTCTTCCTTGGTTAACCGAGCCTACCAAACCCTTCTAAGTCCCTTGAGACGTGGATTGTACCTA CTGGAGCTGAATGGAGTGGAACTGGCAAAAGGGACAGACAGTGACATAGatgtggagttcctcaaggaaaTCATGGAAATCAATGAGACACTGGCAGAACCTAATAATGAGGCTAAAATAGAAGAGATTGAAAGTTTCATTGAAG ttaaACAAGAAGAATTGACCAAGGATGTGAGAGAAGCTTTTGAAAGAG ATGATCTTCAAGAAGCCAAGAAACttctaaacaaaatgaaatactTTGAAAACTTGGAGGACAAGGTGAAGAGCAAGAAGAACCCTTCCTGA